Proteins encoded together in one Halothermothrix orenii H 168 window:
- a CDS encoding SHOCT domain-containing protein: MGWFCAPYRGFGMFGGFFGLLINGLIIALIIWVVVKLVKGINFKTNTRVYKATGKGEALEIVKERYARGEITKEEFERMKKDLEE; this comes from the coding sequence ATGGGTTGGTTTTGCGCTCCCTACCGGGGCTTTGGAATGTTTGGTGGGTTTTTTGGGCTTTTAATAAATGGTTTGATAATTGCTCTGATTATCTGGGTGGTTGTAAAGCTGGTCAAGGGAATTAATTTTAAAACCAATACCCGGGTGTATAAAGCAACTGGAAAGGGCGAGGCTCTGGAAATTGTAAAAGAAAGGTATGCCCGGGGGGAAATAACTAAAGAAGAATTCGAAAGAATGAAAAAAGATTTGGAGGAGTAA